The proteins below come from a single Aegilops tauschii subsp. strangulata cultivar AL8/78 chromosome 6, Aet v6.0, whole genome shotgun sequence genomic window:
- the LOC109765037 gene encoding transcription termination factor MTERF8, chloroplastic, whose amino-acid sequence MLRLRESIVSHLLSSPSAPATSPLRRLLSAAAAAISPNPAGFAVEEYLIDTCGLTRPQALKASTKLSHLKSPANPNAVLAFLSGLGLSGADAAAVVAKDPLFLCAGVERTLVPVVDGLAGLRLSRPDIARLLSLVRSNFRCRSIVSKVQYCLPLFGSLDNLLRAVRRSSYLLSSDLDKVINPNVVFLRECGLGDCDIAKLCYRVPRILTTNPEHVRAMAACAERLGVPRGSGMFREALHAVAFFSEEKIADKVDYLKKTIRWSDTEVAIALSKAPVLLRKSKDLLRRRSEFLLSELGLEPAYIAHRPVILYYSLEGRLRPRHYVLKFLKETGLADRDWSFYNVVTRTEKDFVDKYICPHKEAAPHLAEDYATACKGQVPTNFRFLLQPKVG is encoded by the coding sequence atgCTCCGCCTGCGAGAATCCATCGTTTCCCATCTCCTCTCTTCACCCTCCGCCCCTGCCACATCCCcactccgccgcctcctctccgCTGCCGCGGCCGCCATTTCTCCGAACCCCGCTGGATTCGCCGTCGAGGAGTACCTCATCGACACCTGCGGCCTCACCCGGCCCCAGGCGCTCAAGGCCTCCACCAAGCTCTCCCACCTCAAGTCCCCTGCCAACCCCAACGCCGTCCTCGCCTTCCTCTCCGGCCTCGGCCTCTCCGGCGCCgatgccgccgccgtcgtcgccaaAGACCCGCTTTTCCTCTGCGCCGGCGTGGAGAGAACCCTGGTCCCCGTCGTCGACGGGCTCGCCGGCCTCCGCCTGTCGCGCCCTGACATCGCCCGCCTCCTCTCGCTCGTCCGCAGCAACTTCCGCTGCAGATCCATCGTCTCCAAGGTGCAGTACTGCCTGCCCCTCTTCGGCTCCTTGGACAACCTCCTCCGCGCGGTCCGGCGCTCATCCTACCTTCTCTCGTCGGACCTGGACAAGGTGATCAACCCCAATGTCGTGTTCCTGCGGGAGTGCGGGCTAGGCGATTGCGACATTGCCAAGCTGTGTTACCGTGTGCCGAGGATCCTGACAACCAACCCGGAGCACGTCCGGGCGATGGCGGCGTGCGCCGAAAGATTAGGGGTTCCCAGGGGCTCCGGTATGTTCAGGGAAGCGCTGCATGCTGTCGCATTCTTCAGTGAGGAGAAGATTGCTGACAAAGTGGATTATCTGAAGAAGACGATCAGGTGGTCTGATACCGAGGTGGCCATTGCTCTGTCCAAGGCTCCAGTGTTGCTGAGGAAGTCCAAAGACCTGCTTAGGCGCAGGTCTGAGTTCTTGCTATCTGAACTCGGGTTGGAACCGGCCTACATTGCTCATCGGCCGGTGATACTCTATTATAGCCTGGAGGGCCGGCTCAGGCCTCGACACTATGTGTTAAAGTTTCTCAAGGAAACTGGATTGGCCGATCGCGACTGGAGCTTCTATAATGTGGTCACGAGGACCGAGAAGGATTTCGTGGACAAGTACATATGCCCTCACAAGGAAGCTGCGCCACACCTTGCCGAAGACTATGCAACCGCTTGCAAAGGGCAGGTGCCAACTAACTTCAGATTTTTACTTCAACCAAAAGTGGGCTGA